A region from the Leptospirillum ferriphilum ML-04 genome encodes:
- a CDS encoding alpha-E domain-containing protein codes for MLSRTAAHAYWMARYMERAENAARMLNIMHHMSLLPKSAREGVREWNAPLNITGTRSEFCARYPEVNPTNVLHFMTFDRENPGSIFESVFQARENARSIREKITTEMWESLNATWLDMKKAREEHKSDREYGPFFEWVKERSHLFRGVTHGTILRDDTFLFLRLGTFVERADSTARILDVKYHILLPSPQDVGGAVDYYQWVALLRSVSAFESYRKVYRDVIAPIRVAEMLILKEDMPRSLHACLDEILEILTAINGPAGTESRRKAGELHARLHFGQIREIFAQGLHEYITDFLKRITSLAQEIHARYFIATDRPFASEEKIPEGGLLQTPAISGASPFREGGRQS; via the coding sequence ATGCTGAGCCGGACCGCCGCGCACGCCTACTGGATGGCGCGCTACATGGAACGGGCCGAGAACGCCGCCCGCATGCTGAACATCATGCACCACATGTCGCTCCTGCCGAAGAGCGCCCGGGAAGGCGTTCGCGAGTGGAATGCCCCCCTGAATATCACGGGGACACGCTCGGAGTTCTGCGCGCGCTACCCGGAGGTGAACCCCACGAATGTCCTGCACTTCATGACGTTCGACCGGGAAAATCCGGGCAGCATCTTCGAAAGTGTCTTCCAGGCAAGGGAAAACGCCCGGTCCATCCGGGAGAAGATCACCACCGAGATGTGGGAGAGCCTGAACGCGACCTGGCTCGACATGAAAAAGGCCCGGGAGGAGCACAAGAGCGACCGGGAGTACGGGCCCTTTTTCGAGTGGGTCAAGGAGCGGTCGCATCTGTTCCGGGGCGTCACCCACGGAACGATCCTCCGCGACGACACCTTTCTCTTCCTGCGGCTGGGCACCTTTGTCGAACGGGCGGACAGCACCGCCCGGATCCTGGATGTCAAATACCATATTCTTCTTCCGAGCCCCCAGGACGTGGGAGGGGCCGTCGATTACTACCAGTGGGTGGCCCTTTTGCGGTCGGTGAGCGCGTTCGAATCCTACCGGAAAGTGTACCGGGATGTCATCGCTCCCATCCGGGTGGCGGAGATGCTCATTCTGAAAGAAGACATGCCGCGGTCCCTCCATGCCTGCCTGGATGAGATCCTCGAGATTCTGACGGCCATCAACGGTCCCGCCGGAACGGAGTCCCGCCGGAAGGCCGGAGAGCTGCACGCCCGCCTGCATTTCGGTCAAATCCGGGAGATCTTTGCCCAGGGCCTGCATGAGTACATCACGGATTTTCTGAAACGGATCACGTCTCTGGCGCAGGAGATTCATGCGCGGTATTTTATTGCCACCGATCGACCCTTCGCCTCCGAAGAAAAGATCCCGGAGGGTGGACTCCTGCAAACTCCGGCCATTTCCGGAGCCTCTCCGTTCCGGGAGGGCGGCAGGCAGTCCTGA
- a CDS encoding circularly permuted type 2 ATP-grasp protein — MVRDSGTPPPGETGSVFNEMGDPHSGIRPPYVQYASWLSGWTEAALRQKQVEAELLFQRLGITFSVYGKESGTERLIPFDILPRILGAEEWSVVARGCIQRVRAVNLFLKDLYHEQEILRAGILPREAILANSQFLPVMKGVPVPGDVYVHIAGIDIVRVREGEFYVLEDNLRTPSGVSYMLENRRMMMRLFPDLFTTHMIAPVDHYPQLLLNNLRSLAARGDADPVIVLLTPGVYNSAYFEHAFLAQQMGVELVEGQDLFVRDRTVYMRTTQGPRKVDVIYRRIDDAFLDPQVFRPDSVLGVSGLMSAYREGTVAIANAPGTGVADDKAIYTYMPDIIRFYLGEDPVLTNVPTWRLSRPDDLAYVLEHLASVVVKEVQGSGGYGMLVGPASTREEIAAYRSRILENPSGFIAQPTLDLSVCPTFSGGGVSPRHVDLRPFVLTGRSDVCLVPGGLTRVALKEGSLVVNSSQGGGTKDTWVLEE, encoded by the coding sequence ATGGTGCGGGATTCAGGGACGCCTCCCCCCGGGGAGACGGGGAGCGTTTTTAACGAGATGGGAGACCCCCATAGCGGTATCCGGCCGCCGTATGTCCAGTACGCAAGCTGGCTGTCCGGGTGGACGGAAGCCGCTCTCCGGCAAAAGCAGGTCGAAGCCGAACTGCTCTTCCAGCGTCTGGGGATCACCTTTTCGGTCTATGGCAAGGAATCCGGCACCGAACGCCTGATTCCCTTCGACATTCTTCCCCGGATCCTGGGGGCGGAGGAGTGGTCCGTCGTCGCCCGAGGATGCATCCAGCGGGTCCGCGCGGTCAACCTTTTCCTGAAGGACCTTTATCACGAGCAGGAAATCCTGCGGGCCGGGATCCTGCCCCGGGAGGCGATTCTCGCCAATTCCCAGTTTCTTCCGGTCATGAAGGGGGTTCCGGTTCCCGGGGACGTGTACGTCCACATCGCCGGGATCGACATCGTGCGGGTGCGGGAAGGCGAGTTCTACGTGCTGGAGGACAACCTCCGCACGCCGTCCGGCGTTTCCTATATGCTCGAAAACCGTCGCATGATGATGCGCCTGTTCCCCGATCTTTTCACGACCCACATGATCGCTCCGGTGGATCATTACCCCCAGTTGCTTCTGAACAACTTGCGAAGTCTCGCTGCCCGGGGAGATGCCGACCCGGTGATCGTCCTTCTGACCCCGGGGGTTTACAACAGCGCCTATTTTGAACACGCGTTCCTGGCCCAGCAGATGGGAGTCGAACTGGTGGAAGGGCAGGACCTGTTCGTCCGGGACCGGACGGTGTATATGCGCACGACCCAGGGGCCGCGCAAGGTCGATGTGATTTACCGGCGCATCGATGATGCCTTTCTGGACCCGCAGGTATTCCGGCCGGATTCGGTTCTCGGTGTGTCTGGCCTGATGTCGGCTTACCGGGAAGGGACGGTTGCGATCGCCAATGCCCCGGGGACGGGAGTGGCGGACGACAAGGCCATCTACACATATATGCCCGACATCATCCGGTTCTACCTGGGGGAAGATCCGGTCCTGACGAACGTGCCGACCTGGCGGCTGTCCCGTCCGGACGATTTGGCTTATGTGCTGGAGCATCTGGCCTCCGTGGTGGTCAAGGAGGTCCAGGGATCGGGGGGATACGGGATGCTGGTCGGACCGGCCAGTACCCGGGAAGAGATCGCGGCCTACCGGAGCCGCATCCTCGAGAATCCGTCGGGTTTCATCGCCCAGCCGACCCTGGATCTGTCGGTGTGCCCGACCTTTTCGGGGGGAGGTGTCTCCCCCCGGCACGTGGATCTTCGTCCCTTCGTGCTGACGGGACGGTCGGACGTCTGCCTCGTGCCGGGAGGATTGACCCGGGTGGCGCTGAAAGAAGGGTCTCTGGTGGTGAACTCCTCCCAGGGAGGGGGAACAAAAGACACGTGGGTTCTGGAGGAGTAG
- a CDS encoding YceI family protein, translated as MHSSLRDCRSARFLFGLLCSLFVLLGTFNNLPAARAAAYKTGHGNPAGLYRIDPDHSSVVFAVGHAGVGTVIGRFDTIRGHYRLDPGHVDVKIDILSKSIDTNHAKRDKDLRGPDFLDSRTFPHIRFVATTYKKTGRMSGVLTGKLTIRGKTRTVSLHVREVGAADVSALPKPWGGYLTGYDAEGVIHRKDFGITTYPAMIGDTVHLYIDVEGVRVQK; from the coding sequence ATGCATTCCTCCCTCCGAGACTGTCGATCCGCCCGTTTTCTTTTCGGTCTCCTCTGTTCTCTTTTTGTCCTCCTGGGGACCTTCAACAATCTCCCGGCCGCCAGGGCCGCCGCATACAAAACCGGGCACGGGAACCCCGCCGGTCTTTACCGGATCGACCCGGATCACTCGTCCGTCGTCTTCGCCGTCGGTCATGCCGGTGTCGGCACGGTGATCGGCCGCTTCGACACGATCCGCGGCCATTATCGTCTGGATCCGGGCCACGTCGACGTGAAGATCGACATCCTGTCGAAAAGCATCGACACCAACCACGCCAAGAGGGACAAGGACCTGCGCGGCCCGGACTTTCTCGACAGCCGGACCTTTCCCCATATCCGGTTCGTGGCGACGACATACAAAAAAACCGGCAGGATGTCCGGCGTTTTGACCGGCAAACTCACGATCCGGGGCAAGACCCGCACGGTTTCCCTGCACGTCCGTGAAGTCGGGGCCGCCGACGTTTCCGCGCTCCCGAAACCCTGGGGCGGCTATCTCACCGGATACGACGCCGAAGGGGTGATCCATCGCAAAGATTTCGGGATCACCACCTATCCGGCCATGATCGGGGACACCGTTCATCTTTATATCGATGTGGAAGGCGTCCGGGTCCAAAAGTAG
- a CDS encoding HigA family addiction module antitoxin, whose translation MQIPRHPGRVLVEDILEPLGVTQTAFASHLGWTFARLNEITNARRGITPDSALSLAEAIPGTTPEFWMDLQRDWDLSLARTSHATATPFPFDPEKRATDFIQSVVAHWTGPDTRKD comes from the coding sequence ATGCAGATTCCCCGTCATCCGGGACGCGTCCTCGTCGAGGACATCCTTGAACCCCTCGGGGTGACCCAGACCGCGTTCGCCTCCCACCTCGGCTGGACGTTCGCCCGGCTCAACGAGATCACCAACGCCCGCCGGGGCATCACCCCGGACTCGGCCCTCTCCCTTGCCGAAGCGATCCCGGGAACCACCCCGGAATTCTGGATGGACCTCCAGAGAGACTGGGATCTCTCCCTGGCACGCACCTCTCATGCGACTGCAACGCCCTTCCCGTTCGATCCGGAAAAACGGGCGACAGACTTTATCCAAAGCGTCGTCGCGCACTGGACCGGACCGGACACCCGGAAGGACTGA
- the hyfB gene encoding hydrogenase 4 subunit B — protein sequence MTQDGPFPATPLFLAELGLAGWILLGALGAVLAGHGKKASALSFGSLLLPALLASIAGVDILIHPVPQTRDLPFGWPGMPFRLALDPLSGFFLAVLGFVSIPVLLFAIGFFRDDSVRKTRWVLFWLPLFLGTMSGVLLADDVLTFLVFWEGMALSSFFLVVTDISEEGVRKAGFLYLLMAQIGTGLILLSFFLLADGSSPDGGLSSLAFADLSRLPVSPGIAGWVFFLSFAGFGAKAGIVPLHVWLPEAHPVAPSPVSALMSGLMLKIALYGMIRVDLGLLGVSHLQPFMGVAVLAIGSLSALFGVLHALVQHDPKRLLAYHSIENIGIILIGFGLFLIFRTTGHPVPAAVAFSASLFHVLNHALFKSLLFLGAGTILKKTGTHDLNDLGGLFRTMPATSFLFLVGALAISGLPPLNGFLSEWLTFQAALFAPSLSTFLFQSAVVLSAALLALSSALTAMCFVKVTGVSFFGQARSVRASLVREDRGFELSAMAILALGCLGLGLFPSPVLSGLSSVSLSLTGQPLPFDAEKDPWLWLVPVSSSRAQYSPLLLLASFLAVLAILHLLTVLGRSQRPVRTAPTWNCGYPVRTSRMQETADAFGQPVRHFFAPFFRMERHLPSPGDDRPSYHLEVRDPFWKGLYDPLVSALLCVSDAAETIRNRRISHYLLYSVLTLILLLVFLSEGW from the coding sequence ATGACACAGGATGGCCCCTTCCCCGCAACTCCTCTCTTCCTGGCGGAACTGGGCCTCGCCGGCTGGATTCTCCTGGGCGCACTCGGGGCGGTTCTGGCAGGGCACGGGAAAAAGGCGTCGGCCCTCTCCTTCGGAAGTCTCCTCCTGCCCGCTCTCCTGGCTTCCATAGCCGGCGTCGACATCCTGATCCATCCGGTCCCCCAAACCCGGGACCTGCCGTTCGGATGGCCGGGAATGCCCTTTCGGCTGGCCCTCGATCCCTTGTCCGGCTTTTTTCTCGCCGTGCTCGGGTTCGTGTCGATTCCGGTGCTGCTCTTTGCGATCGGGTTTTTCCGGGACGACAGCGTCCGAAAGACCCGATGGGTCCTCTTCTGGCTTCCGCTCTTTCTCGGAACCATGTCCGGGGTTCTTCTGGCGGACGATGTCCTGACGTTTCTCGTGTTCTGGGAAGGGATGGCCCTGTCGTCCTTCTTTCTCGTCGTCACCGATATTTCGGAAGAGGGGGTGCGAAAAGCCGGATTCCTGTACCTTCTCATGGCCCAGATCGGAACCGGACTGATTCTTTTGTCCTTCTTCCTTCTGGCAGACGGATCATCCCCGGACGGAGGTCTTTCCTCCCTGGCCTTCGCGGACCTCTCCCGTCTTCCGGTCTCCCCCGGGATCGCGGGCTGGGTTTTCTTTCTGTCCTTCGCCGGGTTCGGCGCAAAAGCCGGTATCGTTCCCCTGCACGTCTGGCTGCCGGAAGCCCACCCGGTCGCCCCTTCCCCGGTGTCCGCGCTGATGAGCGGACTCATGCTGAAGATCGCCCTCTACGGCATGATCCGGGTGGATCTCGGACTGCTGGGCGTTTCCCATCTGCAACCGTTCATGGGCGTCGCCGTTCTGGCCATCGGGAGCCTCTCCGCCCTGTTCGGCGTTCTCCATGCTCTCGTGCAGCATGACCCGAAACGCCTGCTCGCCTACCATTCCATCGAGAATATCGGCATCATTCTCATCGGATTCGGTCTTTTCCTGATCTTCCGGACGACCGGACACCCGGTCCCGGCGGCCGTCGCTTTCTCCGCCTCGCTTTTTCATGTCCTGAACCACGCCCTGTTCAAAAGCCTGCTGTTTCTCGGTGCCGGCACCATCCTGAAAAAGACGGGAACCCACGACCTCAACGACCTGGGAGGACTTTTCCGTACCATGCCCGCGACATCGTTCCTCTTTCTCGTCGGGGCCCTGGCCATTTCGGGACTTCCGCCCCTGAACGGATTTCTGTCGGAGTGGCTCACGTTTCAGGCGGCTCTCTTCGCGCCCTCCCTGTCGACCTTCCTGTTTCAGAGCGCTGTCGTTCTGTCGGCGGCGCTTCTGGCTCTCTCCAGCGCCCTGACCGCCATGTGTTTCGTCAAGGTGACCGGTGTCTCCTTTTTCGGGCAGGCCCGGTCGGTCAGGGCGTCTCTTGTTCGAGAAGACCGGGGGTTCGAACTGTCCGCAATGGCAATTCTTGCCCTGGGTTGTCTTGGGCTGGGCCTCTTCCCGTCTCCCGTCCTGTCCGGCCTGTCTTCCGTTTCCCTCTCCCTCACCGGACAACCTCTCCCTTTCGACGCCGAAAAGGACCCGTGGCTCTGGCTTGTCCCGGTTTCCTCCTCCCGGGCCCAATACAGCCCCCTTCTTCTTCTGGCCTCCTTCCTCGCGGTGCTGGCCATTCTTCACCTCCTGACCGTCCTTGGCCGCTCCCAAAGACCGGTCCGGACCGCTCCCACATGGAACTGCGGCTATCCGGTCCGGACCTCCCGGATGCAGGAGACCGCGGACGCGTTTGGTCAACCCGTCCGGCACTTTTTCGCTCCTTTCTTCCGGATGGAAAGGCACCTTCCCTCTCCCGGAGACGATCGTCCCTCCTACCATCTGGAGGTTCGGGACCCCTTCTGGAAGGGCCTTTATGATCCGCTCGTCTCCGCCTTGCTGTGTGTCTCGGACGCGGCCGAGACGATCCGGAACCGCCGGATATCCCACTATCTCCTGTACAGCGTTCTCACCCTGATCCTTTTGCTCGTGTTTCTTTCGGAAGGATGGTGA
- a CDS encoding respiratory chain complex I subunit 1 family protein has translation MTSLHAMAAFLGQSVLPVLLVLLLAPLFAGWLAIVKALLSNRTPPGLFQPCRDWVKLLSKETIVPEGSSALFRWTPPAVFSLLLVSSLLVPVLGTGGKPMVFGDALVFTGIMAFVRVMMALGAFDTGTPFGHLGGRREMMVGFLAEPATVLVIFTTSLFSGSTMTFQTADALRSGSLLPTPSLVFGGLAFLLVLLGENARIPIDNPATHLELTMIHEAMLLEYTGPSLALMEWGSAVKLVVYLLLGIGLFFPWGLSGTVRPESLLEAGFFLLMKLLVAGLVLGILEVLMAKLRIFRVPEFMTLAFLLAILGFLSHFVLEV, from the coding sequence ATGACATCCCTGCATGCGATGGCCGCCTTTCTGGGGCAAAGCGTCCTTCCGGTGCTCCTTGTCCTCCTCCTGGCCCCCCTGTTCGCCGGCTGGCTGGCAATCGTGAAGGCCCTTCTCTCAAACCGGACCCCTCCCGGACTCTTCCAGCCCTGTCGGGACTGGGTCAAGCTCCTGTCCAAGGAAACGATCGTTCCGGAAGGGTCCTCCGCCCTTTTCCGATGGACTCCTCCGGCCGTCTTCTCCCTTCTTCTGGTTTCCTCTCTTCTGGTTCCCGTGCTGGGCACCGGCGGAAAACCGATGGTCTTCGGAGACGCCCTCGTTTTCACCGGAATCATGGCGTTTGTCCGGGTCATGATGGCGCTCGGGGCGTTCGACACCGGAACCCCGTTCGGCCATCTGGGAGGGCGCCGGGAGATGATGGTGGGGTTTCTGGCGGAACCGGCCACGGTCCTGGTGATCTTCACCACCTCGCTGTTTTCCGGATCCACCATGACGTTCCAGACGGCCGACGCCCTGCGCTCCGGAAGCCTTCTCCCCACCCCCAGCCTGGTTTTCGGGGGACTGGCGTTCCTCCTGGTCCTGCTGGGGGAGAACGCCCGGATCCCGATCGACAATCCCGCGACCCATCTGGAGCTGACCATGATCCATGAAGCCATGCTCCTGGAATACACGGGGCCGTCCCTGGCCCTGATGGAGTGGGGAAGCGCCGTCAAGCTCGTTGTTTATCTGCTTCTGGGCATCGGCCTGTTTTTTCCGTGGGGACTGTCCGGCACCGTCCGGCCGGAGTCGCTTCTGGAAGCCGGTTTTTTTCTTCTCATGAAACTGCTGGTCGCCGGTCTCGTTCTCGGGATTCTGGAAGTCCTGATGGCCAAACTCCGGATCTTCCGGGTGCCGGAATTCATGACTCTGGCTTTTCTTCTGGCCATTTTGGGGTTTCTGTCCCACTTTGTCCTGGAGGTCTAG
- a CDS encoding hydrogenase 4 membrane component has product MNHPFEQSLIGLLGGLLLLTVFAMLSIRRIFSMIRIFVLQGIILSASTLTVGLVSGERHLLFQSLLTFLLKVVLLPVLLFRLIRRLRLRGDVEVVLNVPVTMVAGILLVIFSFSVASPLARMAMTVSRGLIGVGLATVLLSFLVVLTRRKAVTQVLGLLSLENGLLFSATNATYGMPMVVELGVALDVLVGTLLFGVFFFQIRDNFEKLDLDRLERTWED; this is encoded by the coding sequence GTGAATCATCCCTTCGAGCAATCGCTGATCGGCCTTCTGGGAGGTCTCCTCCTGCTGACCGTCTTTGCCATGCTGTCCATCCGGCGGATCTTTTCGATGATCCGGATCTTTGTGCTGCAGGGGATCATTCTCTCCGCCAGCACCCTGACGGTCGGTCTCGTGTCCGGCGAACGCCACCTTCTGTTCCAGTCGCTTCTGACCTTTCTTCTGAAGGTCGTCCTTCTCCCGGTTCTGCTGTTCCGGCTGATCCGTCGGCTCCGCCTCCGGGGAGACGTCGAAGTGGTCCTGAACGTTCCGGTCACAATGGTCGCCGGCATCCTCCTCGTGATTTTTTCCTTTTCGGTGGCCTCTCCCCTGGCGCGCATGGCCATGACCGTCTCCCGCGGACTGATCGGCGTGGGTCTTGCAACCGTCCTTCTCTCCTTTCTGGTGGTCCTGACCCGCCGGAAAGCCGTGACGCAGGTGCTGGGCCTCCTGAGCCTCGAGAACGGACTTCTCTTTTCCGCCACCAACGCGACCTACGGCATGCCCATGGTGGTCGAACTCGGGGTGGCGCTGGATGTGCTGGTCGGAACGCTGCTGTTCGGGGTCTTTTTCTTCCAGATCCGCGACAACTTTGAAAAACTCGATCTGGACCGGCTGGAACGGACCTGGGAGGACTGA
- a CDS encoding hydrogenase 4 subunit F, which yields MDLFVALSIPLLSAAVFSFTGDRPWAPAANGFSSFALFLATLVLAAHGVLNPGVRALSGQLFLDPLNLIFLVLTALVSLTTALYSVGYVRFETASGRLGPTALRLYHSLFQMVVFSMVLGLLSNNLGLLWVALETATLSNAFLVSLYKTPRSIEAAWKYFVLLGVGIAQAFFGLILLYFAAERELGPGGKALLWTELAHVQSRLDPTVLSLAFIFFFVGFGTKAGLVPLHGWLPDAHAEGPTPASAILSGLLLNLALYALLRVKVLADAVVPNHLTGHILLAFGFLSVLVAVFSLWKRNDVKRLFSYSSIEHLGIASVGFGLGGPAATLAALLHMTFHSLTKSCVFFLAGTAAQCCRSQKIQDIRGLLALSPFWGWAFVLAGLALLGMPPFGLFASEFLLLRELVRTHPLLAGLFLLSLSVAFAVLLKRILAMVSGDRPAGGTFPVFAKTPVLIHLSLLAILGIGIPSVLWQWYRKTAQYLTGLP from the coding sequence ATGGACCTTTTCGTCGCCCTTTCGATCCCCCTCCTCTCCGCCGCCGTGTTCTCCTTCACGGGGGATCGGCCCTGGGCCCCCGCGGCCAACGGGTTTTCGTCATTCGCCCTCTTTCTCGCCACATTGGTCCTGGCCGCCCACGGCGTTTTGAACCCCGGGGTGCGGGCCCTCTCCGGACAGCTTTTTCTGGATCCCCTGAACCTCATCTTCCTTGTTCTCACCGCCCTCGTCTCCCTGACGACCGCCCTGTATTCCGTCGGGTACGTGCGGTTCGAAACGGCCTCCGGACGTCTGGGGCCTACCGCCCTGCGCCTCTATCACAGTCTGTTCCAGATGGTCGTGTTTTCCATGGTTCTGGGCCTCCTGTCCAACAATCTGGGTCTCCTGTGGGTCGCCCTGGAAACGGCGACGCTCTCCAACGCGTTTCTGGTCAGCCTGTACAAAACCCCCCGGAGCATCGAAGCCGCCTGGAAATATTTCGTGCTGCTCGGCGTCGGCATCGCCCAGGCGTTCTTCGGACTCATCCTCTTGTACTTTGCCGCGGAACGGGAACTGGGACCGGGGGGCAAGGCGCTTCTCTGGACGGAGCTGGCCCATGTCCAGTCCCGCCTCGACCCGACCGTCCTGTCTCTGGCGTTCATTTTCTTTTTCGTCGGATTCGGAACAAAAGCGGGTCTTGTACCGCTTCACGGCTGGCTTCCCGACGCGCATGCCGAAGGACCGACCCCGGCGTCGGCGATCCTTTCCGGCCTCCTCCTGAACCTGGCCCTGTATGCCCTCCTGCGGGTCAAGGTGCTGGCGGATGCCGTCGTACCGAATCATCTGACCGGGCATATCCTTCTGGCTTTCGGATTTCTTTCCGTTCTGGTCGCCGTGTTTTCTCTCTGGAAGCGAAACGACGTCAAGCGCCTCTTCTCCTACTCGTCGATCGAACATCTGGGAATCGCCTCGGTCGGCTTCGGTCTGGGAGGCCCGGCCGCCACCCTGGCGGCGCTCCTGCACATGACGTTTCACAGCCTGACCAAATCGTGCGTTTTTTTTCTCGCCGGAACGGCCGCCCAGTGTTGCCGGAGCCAGAAAATCCAGGACATCCGGGGACTTCTGGCCCTGTCCCCCTTCTGGGGATGGGCGTTCGTCCTCGCCGGACTGGCCCTCCTGGGGATGCCGCCCTTCGGGTTGTTCGCCAGCGAATTCCTCCTTCTCCGGGAACTCGTCCGGACACACCCCCTTCTGGCAGGTCTTTTTCTTTTGAGCCTGTCGGTGGCATTCGCCGTCCTGTTGAAACGGATCCTGGCCATGGTGTCGGGAGACCGTCCTGCCGGAGGGACGTTTCCCGTGTTTGCGAAAACCCCTGTCCTGATCCATCTGTCCCTGCTGGCCATTCTGGGCATCGGCATCCCGTCCGTTCTCTGGCAGTGGTACCGGAAAACCGCGCAATATCTGACGGGGCTTCCGTGA
- a CDS encoding NADH-quinone oxidoreductase subunit C: MTDASDSPDLPAVRLVTAGSGREFLSGAEGLGSRGGRFVSLWGTDHPEGFVYAALAGPDGLFVLRSPVSKESGTFPSLTALFPLASRPERAVRDVYGWIPEGLSDTRPWIRQDDHGGHGSGKERSPEGGRDYPFVRVDGEGVHEIPVGPVHAGIIEPGHFRFQVVGEKVLRMEERLGYTHKGIRGLLAHRPVGDVTRLSSRISGDSAVAFQWAWAQAVECATQTSPPERAVWLRAILLERERIANHLGDLGALGNDAGFAFGLVQFGRLKEDLLRTNGQIFGHRYLMDTICPGGVAVDPGDGALSRLRSELPRLQEEIHVLKTIYDEHGGLQDRFAGTGVLDPLLAGAWGLGGVVGRASGQLLDLRHDHPVRPYDIERVPVALAKRGDVGARVQVRFQEIRHSLAFLESVLASFPPGPARRGLVCRSPKAEGFGWIEGFRGEVLAWVRLDRDGNVEDAHFHDPSWLLWPALERAVPGNLVADFPLINKSFNLSYSGHDL; encoded by the coding sequence ATGACAGACGCAAGCGACTCTCCCGATCTTCCGGCCGTTCGCCTGGTCACGGCCGGGTCCGGAAGGGAGTTCCTGTCCGGGGCGGAAGGTCTGGGAAGCCGCGGGGGGCGTTTTGTCTCCCTGTGGGGAACGGACCATCCGGAAGGTTTCGTTTACGCGGCCCTGGCCGGCCCGGACGGGCTTTTCGTGCTCCGGAGCCCGGTGTCGAAGGAGAGCGGGACCTTTCCCTCGCTCACGGCTCTGTTTCCTCTGGCCTCGCGCCCGGAACGGGCCGTCCGGGACGTTTACGGATGGATTCCCGAAGGGCTGTCCGACACCCGGCCCTGGATCCGCCAGGACGATCATGGCGGCCACGGCTCCGGAAAAGAGAGGTCCCCGGAGGGAGGTCGGGACTATCCGTTTGTCCGGGTCGACGGCGAAGGCGTGCACGAAATTCCCGTGGGACCCGTCCACGCCGGCATCATCGAACCGGGACACTTCCGTTTTCAGGTCGTCGGAGAAAAGGTCCTCCGGATGGAGGAGCGACTGGGGTATACCCACAAGGGGATCCGGGGACTTCTGGCCCATCGTCCGGTCGGGGACGTCACCCGGCTGTCGTCCCGGATTTCGGGGGATTCCGCGGTAGCCTTCCAGTGGGCCTGGGCCCAGGCCGTGGAATGCGCCACACAGACCTCTCCGCCCGAACGGGCCGTCTGGCTCCGGGCGATCCTGCTCGAGCGGGAGCGGATCGCCAACCATCTGGGAGACCTGGGGGCCCTGGGAAACGACGCGGGGTTCGCCTTCGGGCTGGTCCAGTTCGGTCGGCTGAAGGAAGACCTCCTCCGGACGAACGGTCAGATCTTCGGTCATCGGTATCTGATGGACACGATCTGCCCGGGCGGGGTCGCCGTCGACCCGGGAGACGGGGCCCTGTCCCGCCTCCGCTCGGAACTTCCCCGTTTACAGGAGGAGATTCACGTCCTCAAGACCATCTACGACGAACACGGCGGGCTCCAGGATCGCTTTGCCGGAACGGGCGTTCTCGATCCCCTGCTGGCCGGCGCCTGGGGTCTGGGAGGCGTCGTCGGGCGGGCCAGCGGCCAGCTGCTGGACTTGCGCCACGACCATCCGGTCCGTCCCTACGATATCGAGCGCGTTCCGGTGGCCCTGGCGAAACGCGGAGACGTGGGAGCGCGGGTCCAGGTGCGGTTCCAGGAGATCCGCCACTCCCTCGCGTTTCTGGAGTCGGTCCTGGCTTCTTTTCCTCCGGGCCCCGCCCGGAGGGGTCTCGTCTGCCGGTCACCAAAGGCCGAAGGATTCGGCTGGATCGAAGGGTTCCGAGGGGAGGTTCTCGCCTGGGTCCGGCTGGACCGGGACGGGAACGTGGAGGACGCCCATTTTCACGATCCCTCCTGGCTGTTGTGGCCGGCTCTCGAACGAGCGGTGCCCGGCAACCTCGTGGCCGACTTCCCCCTGATCAACAAATCCTTCAACCTGAGCTACAGCGGTCATGACCTCTGA
- a CDS encoding NADH-quinone oxidoreductase subunit B family protein, whose product MYRILLRILKTGLLTEARPPLPPDASAPFLPVGGSLSIRHVDAGSCNACELELHAMNGSYYAPERDGIRFVASPRHADLLLVTGPVSCQMEQPLLDTHEAMASPKTVLAVGDCACQGGVFRGSPAVRNGVDGLFPEARKVPGCPPSPSDILRALRGLSRPGPGKPPSRA is encoded by the coding sequence ATGTACAGAATCCTTCTCCGGATCCTGAAGACCGGGCTGTTGACCGAAGCACGCCCTCCGCTCCCCCCGGACGCGTCCGCTCCCTTTCTTCCGGTCGGGGGCAGCCTTTCAATCCGTCACGTCGATGCCGGTTCCTGCAACGCCTGCGAGCTCGAGCTCCACGCGATGAACGGATCCTATTACGCTCCGGAACGGGACGGGATCCGGTTCGTGGCTTCTCCGAGACACGCGGACCTTCTCCTCGTGACCGGCCCCGTCAGTTGCCAGATGGAACAGCCCCTTCTGGATACCCACGAAGCCATGGCGTCCCCGAAAACGGTCCTCGCCGTGGGCGACTGTGCCTGCCAGGGCGGGGTGTTCCGGGGAAGCCCGGCGGTCCGGAACGGTGTCGACGGTCTTTTTCCTGAAGCCCGGAAGGTCCCCGGCTGTCCCCCTTCCCCCTCCGACATCCTCCGGGCTCTCCGGGGGCTGTCCCGTCCCGGTCCCGGAAAACCCCCTTCCCGCGCCTGA